The following proteins are encoded in a genomic region of Primulina huaijiensis isolate GDHJ02 chromosome 3, ASM1229523v2, whole genome shotgun sequence:
- the LOC140973519 gene encoding uncharacterized protein, producing MEGGGEIPVDEIPLARGRGRGRGRPRVHVVDDTFVEQAADHLDQLRMDELVACFHSMHPPRFSGSEGAEKAELWISEIEELFDLIEYPSERRLRLAVYQLKDRAKMWLSTTLMTLDAQRIVSSADIFKLKFKESYCPPSFYSSKAPEFHNLKQGDMSVVEYADTFYAMLRYAPHVAGSQVAVVESFIEGLNDHLHPFVSTGKPLNYLEAVEIAKRAEASLKRSGNPVTTQHHHPGRKQFNQSGSASLRPRGKQFKKPGSSSSSSGS from the coding sequence ATGGAGGGAGGTGGAGAAATTCCTGTTGATGAGATTCCTCTagctcgaggtcgaggtcgtggacgtggtagACCTCGCGTCCATGTTGTTGATGATACTTTTGTTGAGCAAGCGGCTGATCATCTAGACCAGCTTAGGATGGATGAGTTAGTTGCGTGTTTCCATTCTATGCATCCACCTCGATTTAGTGGTTCTGAGGGAGCTGAGAAAGCAGAACTATGGATTTCTGAGATTgaggaattgtttgatttgattgagtatcCTTCAGAGCGTCGATTGAGATTAGCTGTGTATCAGTTGAAAGATCGTGCCAAAATGTGGTTGTCTACTACATTGATGACTTTAGATGCTCAGAGGATTGTTTCATCAGCGGATATATTCAAGCTGAAGTTTAAGGAAAGTTATTGTCCTCCATCATTTTACAGTTCTAAGGCTCCAGAGTTTCATAACCTGAAACAAGGCGATATGTCAGTTGTGGAGTATGCGgatactttttatgctatgctGAGATATGCTCCTCATGTTGCTGGGAGTCAGGTTGCTGTCGTCGAAAGTTTCATTGAAGGATTGAACGATCATCTGCACCCTTTTGTTTCTACCGGTAAGCCACTGAATTATCTTGAAGCAGTGGAAATAGCAAAAAGGGCTGAAGCTAGTCTTAAGCGGAGTGGCAATCCAGTGACTACCCAACATCATCATCCGGGAAGGAAACAGTTCAATCAATCTGGTTCTGCATCTCTTCGTCCACGTGGGAAGCAGTTTAAGAAGCCTGGTTCAAGTTCTTCGAGTTCAGGGAGTTAA